A region of Mauremys mutica isolate MM-2020 ecotype Southern chromosome 2, ASM2049712v1, whole genome shotgun sequence DNA encodes the following proteins:
- the C2H5orf22 gene encoding UPF0489 protein C5orf22 homolog isoform X1 gives MSSAGPPGRLRSYPALPVCVVEDHQDVLPFIYRAIGSKHLPASNISFVHFDSHPDLLIPVNMPADTVFDKEALFSELSIENWIMPVVYAGHFSQVIWLHPSWAQQIKEGKHDFLVGKDTSTTTIRVTSTDHYYLSDGLYVPADQLENQKPLHLNVILVNPTEASSSQEENDEISSAKRPKLNTDTANTATASSSKAEVPSSDLSDSKAEEREEKTFAQDKLESLASCSVGNHACQLMEIVEVVLQVLQKGDAYVLDIDLDFFSVKNPFKEMYTQEEYKILQELYSFKKPDRNSTEEGLLDCVENRVHQLEDLEAAFADLCDNDDEETLKRFASYPRMKQLVQLVHSLKNRMETPDYEMVHQAGLTCDYSELPHHVSTEQEIEGLIQSVKHILKKIPKPTLVTIARSSLDDYCPAEQVDLIQEKVLNVLRSAFGTLDINLEYLADASV, from the exons GTTCTGCCCTTTATCTATCGTGCCATTGGGTCAAAGCATCTCCCTGCCAGTAACATCAGCTTTGTTCATTTTGATTCCCATCCAGACCTTCTTATTCCTGTGAATATGCCAGCAGACACGGTCTTCGACAAAGAAGCTCTATTTAG TGAGCTAAGTATTGAGAACTGGATTATGCCTGTTGTTTATGCTGGTCATTTTTCTCAAGTGATATGGCTCCATCCAAGCTGGGCTCAGCAAATCAAAGAAGGAAAACATGATTTTTTAGTTGGTAAAGATACATCTACCACTACAATCAG GGTTACAAGTACTGATCATTACTATCTAAGCGATGGTCTTTATGTCCCTGCTGATCAGCTAGAGAACCAGAAACCTTTACATCTGAATGTCATTCTTGTTAATCCTACCGAAGCATCCAGCAGTCAGGAGGAAAATGATGAAATATCTTCTGCAAAGAGACCAAAGTTAAATACAGATACAGCAAACACTGCTACTGCCTCTTCATCAAAGGCTGAAGTTCCCAGCAGTGACCTCTCAGATTCAAAGGCagaagaaagagaagagaaaacatTTGCACAAGACAAATTGGAGTCCTTGGCTTCATGCTCTGTTGGAAACCATGCATGCCAACTGATGGAGATTGTTGAAGTTGTTCTTCAAGTACTACAAAAGGGAGATGCATATGTTTTAGATATTgacttagattttttttcagttaagaATCCATTCAAAGAAATGTACACCCAG GAGGAATACAAGATTTTGCAAGAGCTATACAGTTTTAAGAAGCCGGATAGAAATTCAACAGAg GAGGGGTTGCTGGACTGTGTTGAAAATCGTGTCCATCAGCTAGAAGATCTGGAAGCCGCTTTTGCAGATTTATGTGACAATGATGATGAAGAGACTCTAAAAAGATTTGCTTCATATCCTAG AATGAAACAACTGGTTCAACTTGTGCATAGTTTGAAAAACCGGATGGAAACCCCGGACTATGAAATG GTCCATCAGGCTGGTCTTACCTGTGATTATTCTGAACTTCCACATCATGTTAGCACTGAGCAGGAGATAGAGGGCCTCATACAATCTGTAAAGCATATACTGAAAAAAATACCAAAGCCTACGCTTGTGACAATCGCTCG ATCAAGTTTGGATGACTATTGTCCTGCAGAGCAAGTAGACCTCATTCAGGAAAAGGTTCTGAATGTACTACGCTCAGCGTTCGGCACTCTGGATATTAATTTGGAGTACTTAGCAGATGCATCTGTGTGA
- the C2H5orf22 gene encoding UPF0489 protein C5orf22 homolog isoform X2 codes for MPADTVFDKEALFSELSIENWIMPVVYAGHFSQVIWLHPSWAQQIKEGKHDFLVGKDTSTTTIRVTSTDHYYLSDGLYVPADQLENQKPLHLNVILVNPTEASSSQEENDEISSAKRPKLNTDTANTATASSSKAEVPSSDLSDSKAEEREEKTFAQDKLESLASCSVGNHACQLMEIVEVVLQVLQKGDAYVLDIDLDFFSVKNPFKEMYTQEEYKILQELYSFKKPDRNSTEEGLLDCVENRVHQLEDLEAAFADLCDNDDEETLKRFASYPRMKQLVQLVHSLKNRMETPDYEMVHQAGLTCDYSELPHHVSTEQEIEGLIQSVKHILKKIPKPTLVTIARSSLDDYCPAEQVDLIQEKVLNVLRSAFGTLDINLEYLADASV; via the exons ATGCCAGCAGACACGGTCTTCGACAAAGAAGCTCTATTTAG TGAGCTAAGTATTGAGAACTGGATTATGCCTGTTGTTTATGCTGGTCATTTTTCTCAAGTGATATGGCTCCATCCAAGCTGGGCTCAGCAAATCAAAGAAGGAAAACATGATTTTTTAGTTGGTAAAGATACATCTACCACTACAATCAG GGTTACAAGTACTGATCATTACTATCTAAGCGATGGTCTTTATGTCCCTGCTGATCAGCTAGAGAACCAGAAACCTTTACATCTGAATGTCATTCTTGTTAATCCTACCGAAGCATCCAGCAGTCAGGAGGAAAATGATGAAATATCTTCTGCAAAGAGACCAAAGTTAAATACAGATACAGCAAACACTGCTACTGCCTCTTCATCAAAGGCTGAAGTTCCCAGCAGTGACCTCTCAGATTCAAAGGCagaagaaagagaagagaaaacatTTGCACAAGACAAATTGGAGTCCTTGGCTTCATGCTCTGTTGGAAACCATGCATGCCAACTGATGGAGATTGTTGAAGTTGTTCTTCAAGTACTACAAAAGGGAGATGCATATGTTTTAGATATTgacttagattttttttcagttaagaATCCATTCAAAGAAATGTACACCCAG GAGGAATACAAGATTTTGCAAGAGCTATACAGTTTTAAGAAGCCGGATAGAAATTCAACAGAg GAGGGGTTGCTGGACTGTGTTGAAAATCGTGTCCATCAGCTAGAAGATCTGGAAGCCGCTTTTGCAGATTTATGTGACAATGATGATGAAGAGACTCTAAAAAGATTTGCTTCATATCCTAG AATGAAACAACTGGTTCAACTTGTGCATAGTTTGAAAAACCGGATGGAAACCCCGGACTATGAAATG GTCCATCAGGCTGGTCTTACCTGTGATTATTCTGAACTTCCACATCATGTTAGCACTGAGCAGGAGATAGAGGGCCTCATACAATCTGTAAAGCATATACTGAAAAAAATACCAAAGCCTACGCTTGTGACAATCGCTCG ATCAAGTTTGGATGACTATTGTCCTGCAGAGCAAGTAGACCTCATTCAGGAAAAGGTTCTGAATGTACTACGCTCAGCGTTCGGCACTCTGGATATTAATTTGGAGTACTTAGCAGATGCATCTGTGTGA